A region from the Lentisphaera profundi genome encodes:
- the bcp gene encoding thioredoxin-dependent thiol peroxidase: MEPGKTAPNFSLQDQSGQTHSLSDYKGKFLVIYFYPRDNTPGCTKESCAFRDHISEFTDLNCSILGVSADSATSHEKFIAKFSLNFPLLVDEEKEMLQAYGAWGEKNNYGKKYMGIIRSTVIIAPDGNILKHWETVRGAEDHPIKVLEALKELQA; the protein is encoded by the coding sequence ATGGAACCAGGAAAAACCGCCCCAAACTTCTCTCTACAGGATCAATCCGGCCAAACACACTCACTTTCAGACTACAAAGGAAAATTCCTCGTAATCTATTTTTATCCAAGAGATAATACTCCTGGTTGCACTAAAGAATCCTGTGCTTTTCGTGATCACATAAGTGAGTTCACAGATCTCAACTGCTCTATCCTAGGTGTATCAGCAGACTCTGCCACTAGCCATGAAAAATTCATCGCTAAGTTCAGCCTGAATTTCCCCCTCCTTGTAGATGAAGAAAAAGAAATGCTACAAGCCTATGGCGCATGGGGCGAAAAAAACAATTATGGTAAAAAATATATGGGCATCATTCGCTCAACGGTAATAATTGCCCCCGACGGTAACATCCTAAAACACTGGGAAACTGTGCGCGGAGCCGAAGACCACCCGATCAAAGTACTCGAAGCACTAAAAGAGCTCCAAGCCTAA
- the trpE gene encoding anthranilate synthase component I translates to MESFLEESLLANIHPSKDSIKILAKKGTLIPIYTELIADLETPISAFSKIAYDESGKKKPYAFLLESADGGENIGRYSFMGVDPLALISRRGDIVELSGAETSTLEVKEDTFKFLENYLKRYDQVELEGLAPFSGGAVGYASYETIQEIEPRVQCKNKEDFGTPDALFGIYETIVSFDRLKQRIQVISHIDLKKDDLEQGYKKALNNIAQIVKKLGQDRVAKPLVLNLETEPLEAQSNMTREEFCKKVLTAKEYIRSGDVIQVVLSQRFEVDVDPEPLDLMRTLRMINPSPYMFCLHLGDDFSLVGASPEVHAKAEDGLVTVRPIAGTRKRGRNKAEDDALAEDLLADPKERAEHIMLVDLARNDVGRIAETGSVDISQLMIIEKYSHVLHIVSEVRGKLQQNFGPGSVMSSTFPAGTVSGAPKIRAMEIISELEPDRRGAYAGAVTYFSFNGNVDSCIAIRTAVLKDGKVYVQAGAGVVADSDPVYEYEETGNKARAMLVALNTASKMSAENK, encoded by the coding sequence ATGGAAAGTTTTTTAGAAGAGAGTCTGTTGGCCAATATACATCCTTCTAAGGATAGTATAAAAATTTTAGCAAAGAAAGGAACTTTGATTCCTATTTATACGGAGTTGATCGCAGATTTAGAGACCCCGATTTCAGCATTTAGTAAAATTGCCTACGATGAATCAGGCAAGAAAAAACCTTATGCCTTTTTGTTGGAAAGTGCCGATGGTGGAGAAAATATAGGTCGTTACTCATTTATGGGCGTTGATCCTTTGGCTTTAATTAGTCGTAGAGGTGATATTGTTGAATTGAGTGGAGCCGAGACTTCAACTCTTGAAGTGAAGGAAGATACCTTTAAATTTTTAGAGAATTACCTAAAACGTTATGACCAGGTCGAATTAGAGGGCTTGGCACCCTTTAGCGGTGGTGCAGTAGGTTATGCGTCTTACGAAACGATTCAGGAAATAGAGCCTCGTGTACAGTGCAAAAATAAAGAGGACTTCGGCACTCCTGATGCACTCTTTGGTATTTACGAAACAATTGTTTCTTTTGATCGCTTAAAGCAGCGAATCCAGGTGATTAGTCATATTGATTTAAAAAAAGACGATTTAGAGCAGGGCTACAAAAAAGCTTTGAATAATATAGCTCAAATTGTTAAGAAGCTCGGTCAAGATCGTGTAGCAAAACCCTTGGTTTTAAATTTAGAAACTGAGCCTTTAGAGGCTCAATCAAATATGACTCGAGAAGAATTTTGTAAAAAAGTCTTAACAGCAAAAGAATATATTCGTTCGGGTGATGTCATTCAGGTGGTACTTTCTCAGCGCTTTGAAGTGGATGTAGATCCAGAGCCTCTGGATCTAATGAGAACACTAAGGATGATTAATCCATCTCCCTATATGTTTTGCTTGCACTTAGGTGACGATTTCTCCTTAGTTGGTGCAAGTCCAGAAGTTCACGCCAAGGCTGAAGATGGGCTAGTAACAGTTCGTCCTATCGCTGGGACGCGTAAACGCGGTAGAAATAAAGCAGAAGATGATGCGCTAGCAGAAGATCTTTTGGCTGACCCTAAAGAGCGTGCAGAGCATATCATGTTAGTAGATTTAGCAAGGAATGACGTGGGAAGAATTGCCGAGACTGGATCAGTCGATATATCACAGTTGATGATTATCGAAAAATATAGTCATGTGTTGCATATTGTTTCTGAGGTTCGGGGTAAGCTACAGCAAAACTTTGGACCTGGATCAGTGATGAGTTCAACATTCCCTGCAGGTACAGTGAGTGGCGCGCCAAAGATTCGCGCTATGGAAATCATCTCCGAGCTCGAGCCTGATCGCCGGGGTGCTTATGCAGGCGCAGTAACTTACTTTTCATTTAATGGCAATGTTGATTCGTGCATTGCGATACGCACGGCCGTTCTAAAAGACGGAAAAGTTTATGTTCAAGCGGGTGCGGGTGTAGTAGCTGACTCAGATCCTGTTTATGAATACGAAGAAACAGGCAATAAAGCTCGAGCAATGCTTGTCGCGCTGAATACAGCAAGTAAAATGAGTGCAGAGAATAAATAA
- the prmC gene encoding peptide chain release factor N(5)-glutamine methyltransferase has translation MKDIREILTLSEDYLAKHKVESPKVNAEWIISDSLKLKRLDLYLQYDRPLNENELSDIRQKLQRCAQHEPVQYICGSTNFYGLEIFVGPGVLIPRPETEYLIDHALKLIDEGQQLLDICTGSGCIPIAIQEQKNQTLKITASDLEENALAYAKRNIEHNKSNNIDLIQCDLFSGISQGIQFDLITSNPPYVSHNEIAEMGQDVLKHEPKSALFAEEDGMAIINEIAASAPDYMNTEAYIIMEIGAQQGKKCLSLFESFNYRNIELLQDYSSRDRIIRAQRPQ, from the coding sequence ATGAAAGATATCCGAGAGATCCTCACGCTAAGTGAGGATTACTTGGCCAAGCACAAAGTTGAATCTCCGAAAGTCAACGCTGAATGGATCATCTCTGACTCATTAAAACTAAAGCGCCTTGATCTCTACCTCCAATATGATCGCCCCCTCAATGAAAACGAACTAAGTGACATTCGTCAAAAACTTCAACGATGCGCTCAACATGAGCCCGTCCAGTATATCTGTGGAAGTACCAATTTTTACGGCCTCGAAATCTTCGTGGGGCCCGGGGTATTAATCCCCCGCCCAGAAACAGAATATTTAATTGATCACGCCCTCAAACTCATTGACGAAGGTCAGCAATTGCTAGATATCTGCACCGGATCTGGCTGTATCCCCATCGCTATACAGGAACAAAAAAATCAGACTTTAAAGATCACAGCAAGTGACCTTGAAGAAAATGCCCTCGCTTATGCAAAACGAAATATTGAACACAACAAAAGCAATAATATTGACTTAATTCAGTGTGACCTCTTTAGTGGAATCTCACAAGGCATCCAATTTGACCTCATAACTTCTAACCCTCCTTATGTAAGCCACAATGAGATCGCCGAGATGGGTCAGGATGTTTTAAAACACGAACCTAAATCCGCACTTTTTGCTGAAGAAGATGGCATGGCCATCATCAATGAAATTGCCGCCTCTGCTCCAGACTACATGAATACCGAAGCCTATATAATCATGGAAATCGGTGCTCAACAAGGCAAAAAATGTCTTTCACTCTTTGAGTCCTTCAACTATAGAAACATCGAATTACTCCAAGATTACAGCTCACGAGATAGAATCATCAGAGCTCAACGGCCACAGTGA
- a CDS encoding serine/threonine-protein kinase, protein MKVQCENCFGVNAVDETDLGEYLQCGHCAEAFLVPAERFAPGVVIDDYIIEKKIGQGGMGVVFRALQISLDRYVALKILALRTQSQDAVIDFVREARASAKLQHQNIVQAYAVGQADGGVYYLAMELVNGQTLKEILDVEKKISVEAALNITKQVSDALAYAWAQQKLVHRDIKPDNIMVVDDMAKLMDLGLSRFANDKLESTDDGDSIMGTPQYISPEQLIGAEMDFRADIYSLGATLYHFVTGEFAFGGTSVTEIARKHLQEPLRPAHELNSLVPPQVSKLLERMMEKQPEDRFQSMQDLSREIDKTRKAISTNTTSTKKGLHLRSNSSRRRNVEGGGRVAHRPVAGETRARARAGAIELSPEEIKSYTDTAGHGKLKALSAACLAGTIVVSLVLLLI, encoded by the coding sequence ATGAAGGTACAGTGCGAAAATTGTTTTGGGGTAAATGCTGTAGATGAAACTGATCTGGGCGAATACCTTCAGTGTGGTCACTGTGCAGAAGCCTTTCTCGTTCCAGCAGAGCGCTTTGCTCCTGGTGTGGTTATCGACGATTATATCATTGAGAAAAAAATTGGCCAAGGTGGCATGGGTGTTGTGTTCAGGGCCCTGCAAATTAGTTTAGACCGTTATGTGGCTTTAAAAATATTAGCCTTAAGAACTCAGAGCCAGGATGCGGTTATTGACTTCGTAAGAGAAGCGCGAGCATCAGCGAAACTACAGCATCAAAATATAGTCCAGGCTTATGCCGTGGGGCAAGCCGATGGCGGAGTTTACTACTTGGCAATGGAACTAGTTAATGGTCAGACTCTTAAAGAGATTCTAGATGTTGAGAAAAAGATTTCCGTAGAGGCTGCACTTAATATAACTAAGCAAGTTTCAGATGCATTGGCTTATGCATGGGCTCAGCAAAAATTAGTTCACAGAGATATTAAACCTGATAACATAATGGTTGTAGATGATATGGCGAAACTGATGGACTTGGGTTTATCGCGTTTTGCTAATGATAAATTAGAATCTACTGATGATGGTGATTCTATCATGGGGACACCACAATATATTAGTCCTGAACAGCTCATTGGTGCGGAAATGGATTTCCGTGCAGATATCTATTCACTAGGTGCAACACTTTATCACTTCGTTACAGGAGAGTTCGCTTTCGGTGGTACTTCGGTAACGGAAATTGCGCGCAAGCATTTGCAAGAGCCTTTGCGTCCAGCGCATGAGCTAAATAGTTTAGTCCCTCCGCAGGTAAGTAAGCTTCTCGAGCGCATGATGGAGAAGCAGCCAGAAGATCGTTTTCAGAGTATGCAAGACTTAAGTCGTGAAATAGATAAAACTCGCAAGGCTATTAGTACGAACACGACTTCTACTAAAAAAGGTCTTCATTTGAGATCTAACTCTTCTCGTAGAAGAAATGTTGAAGGTGGTGGTCGAGTAGCTCATCGCCCTGTAGCAGGTGAAACACGAGCTAGGGCACGAGCCGGAGCAATTGAGCTCAGTCCAGAAGAGATCAAGTCCTATACAGATACTGCAGGCCATGGTAAGCTTAAGGCTTTGTCTGCTGCCTGCTTAGCGGGGACGATAGTCGTATCTCTGGTTTTATTACTTATCTGA
- a CDS encoding branched-chain amino acid aminotransferase, with translation MSTIDWNDLKFSYFQTKCYVQYTFKDGQWSACEYVEEPYIKMHVAATCLHYGQSAFEGLKAYRGEDGEVRVFRPEENAKRLQKSAKRLCMEPVPTEIFLDAVDKVLQSNIDFLPPYGYGASMYMRPLLIGSGPRIGVQPAEEYTFIMLVVPVGSYYKGGLQSVPALVMEDYDRAAPMGIGHVKAAGNYAAAMLPGIMASEQGYPINLYLDAKEHKYIDEFGTSNFIGIKGNTYVTPSSSSVLPSITNMSLMTLAEEMGMAVEKRDVNFDEITDFDGIAACGTAVVVTPISHIDKLGKSYKPAQEGIHPRFQELYERMQKIQLGQYQDQYNWCRIVSS, from the coding sequence ATGAGCACCATCGATTGGAACGACCTCAAATTTTCATATTTTCAAACGAAATGTTACGTTCAATATACTTTTAAAGATGGCCAATGGTCAGCTTGTGAATATGTAGAAGAACCTTATATCAAGATGCATGTGGCGGCGACTTGTCTTCATTATGGTCAGTCTGCCTTTGAGGGGCTTAAGGCCTACAGAGGTGAAGATGGTGAAGTACGGGTATTTAGGCCAGAAGAAAATGCGAAGCGTTTACAGAAATCAGCAAAACGTTTGTGTATGGAGCCAGTACCGACAGAGATTTTTCTTGATGCGGTAGATAAAGTACTTCAATCAAATATAGATTTTTTACCTCCCTATGGTTATGGCGCCTCTATGTATATGCGACCATTATTGATAGGTTCAGGTCCCCGGATAGGCGTTCAGCCTGCGGAAGAATATACTTTTATTATGTTAGTAGTTCCTGTAGGTTCTTATTATAAAGGAGGCCTTCAGTCTGTTCCTGCTTTAGTTATGGAAGATTATGATAGAGCGGCTCCAATGGGGATAGGGCATGTTAAAGCGGCAGGTAATTATGCAGCGGCAATGTTGCCTGGTATTATGGCTAGCGAACAGGGTTATCCAATTAATCTCTATTTAGATGCGAAAGAACATAAGTATATAGATGAATTTGGAACATCAAATTTTATTGGTATTAAGGGTAATACTTACGTGACGCCAAGTTCTTCATCGGTTTTGCCAAGTATCACTAATATGTCTCTTATGACTTTAGCTGAAGAAATGGGCATGGCTGTTGAGAAACGCGATGTCAACTTTGATGAGATCACAGATTTCGATGGCATAGCAGCTTGTGGTACGGCAGTGGTTGTGACTCCTATTAGTCATATTGATAAATTAGGAAAAAGCTATAAGCCTGCTCAAGAAGGTATCCATCCAAGGTTTCAGGAGCTGTATGAGCGAATGCAAAAAATTCAATTAGGTCAATATCAAGATCAATATAACTGGTGTCGAATTGTCTCTTCCTAA
- a CDS encoding metallophosphoesterase family protein has product MLYGIISDLHSNLEAVRAVIEEGKKLGIQKYICLGDIVGYNANPKEVIDIVRDELQPVAIIKGNHDEYVSQENELIGFNPQAAQAVQWTREQLTLDDRQWLYSLPMTKNLWQLKTTIVHATLDSPEAWGYIFDKYYAENSFSYQRLPYCFIGHSHVPFAYEQIGGAKGVIQAGRYEQIRLNPNHKYLINVGSVGQPRDGDNRASFCSFDTDERLVTLHRVEYDIETTQKKIYAAGLPDRLALRLQVGR; this is encoded by the coding sequence ATGTTATACGGTATTATTTCTGACTTGCACTCAAATTTAGAAGCTGTGCGTGCGGTAATTGAAGAAGGGAAAAAGCTAGGGATTCAAAAATATATTTGTTTGGGCGATATCGTTGGTTACAATGCCAATCCTAAAGAAGTTATTGATATAGTTAGAGATGAGTTGCAGCCTGTTGCAATTATTAAAGGTAATCACGATGAGTATGTTTCTCAAGAAAATGAGCTTATAGGCTTTAACCCACAAGCAGCTCAAGCTGTTCAATGGACAAGAGAGCAATTAACACTCGATGATCGCCAGTGGTTATATTCTTTGCCAATGACTAAGAATTTATGGCAGTTAAAGACGACTATCGTACATGCTACCTTAGATAGTCCTGAGGCATGGGGTTACATTTTTGATAAGTACTATGCAGAAAATTCGTTTTCATACCAAAGGCTCCCTTACTGCTTTATCGGTCACTCACATGTGCCTTTCGCTTACGAGCAAATAGGTGGTGCTAAAGGAGTTATCCAAGCAGGACGTTATGAACAGATTCGATTAAATCCTAATCATAAATACTTGATCAACGTGGGGTCAGTAGGACAGCCACGTGACGGTGATAATAGAGCTTCCTTCTGTTCTTTTGATACAGATGAGCGACTAGTTACTCTGCATCGTGTAGAATACGATATAGAAACTACTCAGAAAAAGATTTATGCAGCAGGCTTGCCTGATCGCTTAGCACTTCGTTTGCAAGTCGGCCGATAA
- a CDS encoding metallophosphoesterase family protein, protein MKIIHFSDIHEGAFPAPLSLFSKRLFGGSNYVFRRKKSVDWSRLDALTHFVEQEGFDYVIISGDFTSTGSVKEFAMVKKRLEALRAIEGLKILAVPGNHDNYIDCKKSHKAMMDFIAWLTKGLVTKFPLRIADDGLVFYLSNHAVPRPIQLSSGFVDEETCQSLSVWSAEDSEKCKIAIGHYPLLNGEGDPLPVHKLLVDGEKVHQLLQTGAIDINLCGHIHHAFLREEPNGSKEICAGSLTMGRKANIIEIDGGKVEQKWKVF, encoded by the coding sequence ATGAAGATCATTCATTTTTCGGATATTCATGAGGGGGCTTTTCCAGCTCCCTTATCTTTGTTCAGTAAACGCCTTTTTGGCGGTAGTAATTATGTTTTTAGACGTAAAAAATCTGTTGATTGGTCGCGTCTAGATGCACTGACTCATTTTGTGGAACAAGAGGGTTTTGATTATGTCATCATTTCAGGCGACTTTACTTCCACGGGATCAGTAAAAGAATTTGCTATGGTGAAAAAGCGTCTGGAGGCTTTGCGGGCTATTGAGGGACTCAAGATTTTAGCGGTGCCAGGCAATCACGACAATTATATAGATTGTAAGAAGTCTCATAAAGCTATGATGGATTTTATTGCTTGGCTAACAAAAGGCTTGGTGACAAAATTTCCTTTGCGCATTGCAGATGATGGGCTTGTTTTTTATTTAAGTAATCATGCAGTTCCGAGGCCGATACAGTTGTCGAGTGGTTTTGTCGACGAAGAAACATGTCAGAGCTTGAGTGTGTGGAGTGCTGAAGATAGCGAGAAATGTAAGATAGCTATTGGTCATTACCCGCTCTTAAACGGTGAAGGGGATCCTCTTCCCGTACATAAGCTTCTTGTTGATGGAGAGAAAGTGCATCAGCTGTTGCAAACTGGGGCGATAGACATAAATTTATGCGGGCATATTCACCATGCTTTCTTACGGGAAGAGCCCAATGGATCCAAAGAGATTTGTGCTGGTTCCTTAACGATGGGTAGAAAAGCAAATATTATAGAAATTGACGGCGGAAAAGTAGAGCAAAAATGGAAAGTTTTTTAG
- a CDS encoding NAD-dependent epimerase/dehydratase family protein has translation MKILIAGSSGFIGGALMKKLRKNKHDVFSLVRRKPQGTSEIEWAPDKGLLNHQSIENFDAIIHLGGAPVADKIWTKAYKKPY, from the coding sequence GTGAAAATCTTAATCGCGGGTAGTAGCGGCTTTATTGGCGGTGCCTTAATGAAAAAACTACGCAAAAATAAGCATGATGTATTTAGCCTCGTCCGCAGAAAACCCCAAGGTACATCAGAGATAGAATGGGCTCCTGACAAAGGCTTGCTCAATCACCAAAGCATCGAAAACTTCGATGCCATCATCCACCTTGGCGGCGCCCCCGTCGCAGATAAAATATGGACGAAAGCATACAAAAAACCTTACTAG
- the queF gene encoding preQ(1) synthase, with protein MSEKERLNTLTLLSKNEKNYFDSPEDAALEVFDNLYVGRDYKITFNCPEFTALCPVTGQPDFGKITITYIADEKCVESKSLKMYLFAFRNHNSFHEEVVNRILEDIVAVCDPREITVYGEFMPRGGISLDIEASHKKNS; from the coding sequence ATGAGCGAAAAAGAACGTTTAAACACACTTACCCTTCTCAGTAAAAACGAAAAGAATTATTTCGATTCTCCCGAAGATGCCGCATTAGAAGTATTTGATAACCTCTACGTAGGTAGAGACTACAAAATTACTTTTAATTGCCCCGAATTTACCGCCCTATGCCCTGTCACTGGACAGCCCGATTTTGGTAAAATAACTATCACTTACATCGCTGATGAAAAATGCGTAGAGTCAAAATCACTTAAAATGTACCTCTTTGCTTTCAGGAACCACAATAGCTTTCACGAAGAAGTTGTTAACAGAATTTTAGAGGACATCGTCGCCGTTTGCGACCCTCGCGAAATAACTGTTTATGGTGAATTCATGCCTCGTGGCGGAATCAGCCTTGATATCGAAGCCTCTCACAAAAAGAATTCATGA
- a CDS encoding lysophospholipid acyltransferase family protein, with the protein MSLPKAGIVGDSYKTEELSRKFMDRILRLGNLYFYYHAFKPVSDFSKICQAGKYNFPELTEYTRRVLQAVEDSGGKVEIDGLDNLVSEPRVFVANHMSSLETVSLAYVMKNAGPSIFVIKESLMTYPVFGDIMQGMSCIPMTRTNPIQDLKTLLKQGCEMLNNNISIIIFPQKTRGVDFIADEFNSIGCKLARRAGVKIQPFALDTSFWGRGKLISDYGPITRSSTVRYSFGEGMDVDSKNQKEVHAKCVDFIESKLNEWK; encoded by the coding sequence TTGTCTCTTCCTAAAGCAGGCATCGTCGGGGATAGCTATAAGACTGAAGAGCTATCTCGTAAGTTTATGGATAGAATCCTTAGGCTTGGCAACCTCTATTTTTATTATCATGCTTTTAAGCCTGTTAGTGATTTTTCTAAAATATGCCAAGCGGGAAAATATAACTTCCCAGAATTAACCGAGTATACTCGCCGCGTTTTACAGGCGGTTGAAGATAGTGGTGGCAAAGTTGAAATAGATGGCTTAGATAATCTTGTTTCAGAGCCAAGAGTTTTTGTGGCCAATCACATGAGTTCTTTAGAGACCGTGAGCTTAGCTTATGTAATGAAGAATGCGGGTCCATCTATTTTTGTGATTAAAGAGAGTCTGATGACGTATCCGGTTTTTGGAGATATCATGCAAGGGATGAGTTGTATTCCAATGACGCGAACTAATCCGATTCAAGATTTAAAGACACTTCTTAAGCAGGGCTGTGAAATGCTGAATAATAATATCAGTATTATTATTTTTCCACAAAAGACTCGTGGAGTCGACTTTATCGCCGATGAGTTTAATAGTATTGGCTGTAAGTTGGCGCGTCGCGCAGGAGTTAAAATTCAGCCTTTCGCTCTAGATACAAGCTTTTGGGGTAGAGGCAAATTAATCTCTGATTACGGACCTATTACTAGAAGCTCAACAGTAAGGTATAGTTTTGGTGAAGGTATGGATGTGGATTCAAAGAATCAAAAAGAAGTCCACGCAAAATGCGTAGACTTTATTGAATCAAAATTGAATGAGTGGAAGTAG
- a CDS encoding NUDIX hydrolase, which yields MKKRIEATLIYLMEGDQVLMLERVKKKGDIHIGKWNGLGGKVELGESIKNCAIRELKEESGLSAERFEFAGHITFPEFDKNGNDWSVHVFRAFGPSGELIECDEGHLSWKHKKDLLFLNLWEGDKHFLPYVLSNKTFFGEIRYQSGELSSYSLEFADYLSGKDLN from the coding sequence ATGAAAAAACGAATAGAAGCGACACTCATATACCTTATGGAGGGGGATCAGGTCCTGATGCTTGAAAGAGTTAAGAAAAAGGGAGATATTCACATAGGTAAATGGAATGGCCTTGGGGGTAAAGTGGAGCTTGGGGAATCAATAAAAAATTGTGCTATTAGAGAATTGAAGGAGGAGTCGGGTTTAAGCGCAGAGAGGTTTGAGTTCGCGGGTCACATTACCTTTCCGGAGTTTGATAAAAATGGCAATGATTGGTCAGTCCATGTTTTTCGGGCATTTGGGCCGAGTGGAGAGCTTATAGAATGTGATGAAGGGCACTTGTCCTGGAAACACAAAAAGGACTTGCTTTTCTTGAATTTATGGGAGGGTGACAAGCACTTTTTGCCGTATGTTTTGTCAAATAAGACTTTTTTTGGCGAGATTCGCTATCAATCTGGTGAATTATCTTCATATAGCCTTGAATTTGCGGACTACTTAAGTGGAAAAGATTTGAACTAA
- a CDS encoding redox-sensing transcriptional repressor Rex — protein sequence MPQKRPSGTLSPPVIQRLSEYLLILEQFITQEQEVVSSRALATVYGNNSSQVRHDIFQIEHKGSQSHGYLCIELIKDIRIALNLQNEKNLCIIGMGNLGRAITAHVPFDKYGMNLSATFDIDPDVVGKKIGGIEVYSAESMMDILKEKNITMAALCVPATRAQKTCDQIIHSGVKGILNYSRIRLKVPEHVSVHYEQIICSFMQLSYKCSL from the coding sequence ATGCCTCAAAAAAGGCCCAGCGGCACCCTCTCACCTCCAGTCATCCAAAGGCTGAGTGAGTACCTTCTTATTCTTGAGCAATTTATTACTCAAGAACAAGAAGTTGTCTCGAGTCGCGCCTTGGCCACCGTCTACGGCAACAACTCGAGCCAGGTTCGCCATGACATCTTCCAGATCGAACACAAAGGTAGTCAGAGCCATGGCTACCTCTGCATAGAGCTTATCAAAGATATTCGCATTGCCCTCAATCTACAAAATGAAAAGAATCTCTGTATTATTGGTATGGGGAATCTAGGCCGTGCAATCACCGCTCATGTCCCTTTCGATAAATACGGAATGAACTTAAGCGCTACTTTCGATATTGACCCCGATGTCGTTGGTAAAAAAATTGGCGGTATTGAAGTCTATAGCGCTGAAAGCATGATGGATATCCTCAAAGAAAAAAACATTACCATGGCCGCGCTCTGCGTACCCGCCACTCGTGCCCAGAAGACCTGTGATCAAATCATTCATTCAGGCGTCAAAGGCATCCTTAACTACTCACGGATTCGCCTTAAGGTACCTGAGCACGTTTCAGTTCATTACGAACAGATCATTTGCTCTTTTATGCAACTTTCCTATAAGTGTTCACTTTAA
- a CDS encoding HPr family phosphocarrier protein, with amino-acid sequence MYTIEATVNNIHGIHCRPSSAIVKGAKTFDSQINVDADGETASLNNILELISLGLPQGSVVLISAEGPDEEAAAKKIAELFEEIYDYPDK; translated from the coding sequence ATGTACACTATAGAAGCTACCGTTAATAACATCCACGGCATTCACTGCCGTCCTAGTTCCGCTATTGTGAAGGGAGCGAAAACTTTTGACTCTCAGATAAATGTCGATGCTGATGGTGAAACTGCCAGCCTCAACAATATCCTAGAACTCATCTCTCTAGGTTTGCCCCAAGGTTCCGTTGTATTGATCTCTGCTGAAGGGCCTGATGAAGAAGCTGCTGCAAAAAAAATTGCTGAGCTTTTTGAAGAAATTTACGATTACCCTGACAAGTAA